Proteins encoded in a region of the Clostridium beijerinckii genome:
- a CDS encoding retroviral-like aspartic protease family protein translates to MKLEYKNGLLFVDMNIGYKGNNVIINNVVVDTGAAHTIINPDSVYKLGIKAEADDEFITMYGVGGEHYSYRKNINSVNIGRNCLEDVNIDFGLIDEEGYINGLLGLDVLLKLGITINLKELKLYSC, encoded by the coding sequence ATGAAGTTAGAATATAAAAATGGTTTGTTATTTGTTGATATGAATATTGGATATAAGGGCAATAATGTAATAATTAATAATGTAGTTGTAGATACAGGTGCTGCACATACTATTATTAATCCAGATAGTGTATATAAATTAGGAATTAAAGCGGAAGCAGACGATGAATTTATCACAATGTATGGTGTTGGTGGCGAGCATTATTCTTATAGGAAAAATATTAATTCAGTTAATATAGGAAGAAATTGTCTAGAAGATGTAAATATAGATTTTGGATTAATTGATGAAGAAGGATATATAAATGGTTTACTTGGGCTTGATGTATTGTTAAAATTAGGTATAACTA